The following are from one region of the Macrobrachium nipponense isolate FS-2020 chromosome 21, ASM1510439v2, whole genome shotgun sequence genome:
- the LOC135197599 gene encoding uncharacterized protein LOC135197599: protein MVKTMMYKVLNELDLYDCTALALCDAIALPDRERSPVQSSLVNMLSPQSGAPMDWANVSDPSAKYQYAAFMGLWTSVTNRGTTCRQVFSRCPYPPSEILGFMANTDVLPCQSYLKNMDVVKN, encoded by the exons ATGGTCAAGACGATGATGTACAAG GTGCTGAATGAATTGGACCTTTATGACTGCACAGCACTTGCTCTCTGCGATGCCATCGCCCTCCCAGATAGAGAGAGATCTCCTGTCCAGTCTTCACTAGTTAACATGCTCAG TCCCCAGTCCGGCGCCCCAATGGATTGGGCAAACGTCAGTGACCCCAGTGCCAAGTACCAGTACGCTGCTTTCATGGGCCTATGGACTTCGGTGACCAACAGGGGTACTACGTGCCGCCAGGTGTTCTCTCGGTGCCCTTACCCACCTTCTGAGATTCTCGGTTTCATGGCAAACACAGACGTCTTGCCATGTCagagttatttgaaaaatatggatGTTGTTAAAAACTAG